The DNA sequence ATGCCAtgaattaattttctcttACTAAATTAAATGCATAACGCacacataataattatgaccTTAAATTTGCcactgatgaaaaaaaaatgcaatctATTCACAAGAAAAGTCAGTTGTATCCTCAATAGAGCATAGTTCTCATATTTAACAACCAGTAAAGTTGTAGGGGTGACTTTTTCCATCCAAAATGTGGTATCACTTCATCATACATGTACTTTTGcttgcattttctttgattGTCAAATGACATCAATTTCTCCTTGTTTGATGTGAGGATAAGAAACACATCATCAGTACTTGTTGTTGTACATGGATTAGGCTAAACCATCATGGCAAACTTGTACAGTAAGGTTAACTGTCTCATAAGTTTTAACTTTATAATAATAGATTCATGGGACCAAACTAAATATTTCAGGTGTCTATAAGAGATAGTAGTTGCTTAAATTTTCCAGGTTGTTTGTAAGTAGAACATCATTGTattaaactaaaataaaatgattaaaaactTATTAGATATATAAATTTTCTAATTAAGTGCAAGGATCATTTCTCTGTTCCATATCTTAAAACATACTTCAAAGATATGTTCATTTCAAGAGCTaaagtaaacaacaaaatacCTCTTTGTGAGCGTGGCATTGTTTCTCCTCGTCTGTTTGCTGCTCCCTCTCGCAATCCAGGAGCAATGTATTTTCCTGTCTTATTTGCCGCAGGTTGCTCAGCATTGCTGCTTGCTGCTGCCCCTGTTCCTATGGTATAAACGTATCACTACAAGCATGAGTCATGCCATACAGCAGActgtaaaaaaatgaaagttgaAGGGCACCTAAACCCAAATATTGTATTGTTTGTTGCACGAAACGATTACATGATTCAAAACCACCACACTAGAGAGCAAATTGCACACTAGGACTTAAACagagaaaatttaaatttagtgGCTTTGTTTTAGATGTCTCAGTCTGCAGTTTGCCCTCTAGTATGGCTGtttttgtaccatgtgatcaCCAGCTGCAAAAAGCCCCTTTCTCCCATTCAACGAACGTTCAAtgatttgctctgacgaagggctaacactcgaaacgtcagctttttaaaTCTCTCACAGTGATAATTCtacttttatcaactcgtttgataaaatcaaatttttgtttcactctcccactgacataacaccacagtttctttagaaactagaaatccaaaCAAAATAGCAGTTTTGGCCTCACAAGTGAGCTTAGACTGGAAAGAGTCTATTTTCAAGTTGATTTTAATAGTCAAAAACTGCTTTGCAAAGCCAaagttctttgaaattttgaaaagaaggCAGTTTGGCCCCATATTTTGATACACTTGTACCAAGACTTAAATGAACTCAAGGAAGGCAATAGctcttatcgcagttatcagcggttttaacacatacagtaaacgaggctaaaggatcattttccattgtactGACACATAAGTCTCGTCTGCACGTGGCTataaacaaaggaggctttgCCCGTGGGtgcaactgcgataacagctattaacTAAACTGTGCACTAGATTGAAACCAATACCATCTTACAGTACAGAATGTTCAGGATCACTGCAAAGAGATTCAAGATTCTAAGACAGTGTTATTGAAATTAGTGCCCCTTTCCTTCATTCAGGTCTACCAAAATCAAAACATAAGCTACAGTACATAATAACGTAATTTGCAATCTTTTGTCAAGGCTATAATCATGAGAAGATAAACTAAATTTAAcaggatttttattttttacgaTGAGTATTATGTATTAAAAGGTTTAATGGAGAAACAACTCCATGTGACCCCAACTATTGTtcttcagaaagaaaaaattttaattaaagcATTTGATGCTAATTTAAACAACTTCTGTACTAGGGTAAATTTTACCAGCAGCAAGCTTGGCTTCATTGACTTGGCTATGTATGACCTCTAGTTGGTCCTTGTAAGGACACTTGGTGGTCCAATGGTCCCCTTTGCAGTGACGACACTGCACTATTTTCTGTGAGCTTTGACTAAGCTTCTTTAATGGATCATCTTCTTGTTGGAAGTCCTGAAATAATTCAGTAACACAAAGGGAAGATTGCAATCATTTTACACTACATGTAACAGTAGGTGGATGTGTATGCCAGGGACGTAAAATGACagtaacaataaataatattttagaTGCATTAAAACATGCTTTATGTTTAAGAgatgatgattattttgttgttgtaagtCAAAGTCAGCCATAATGTTATGGGATGGAAAGGGTACATGTTTGAATACTGCTTGCTGCACTTTCATCCATCTTTTCTGGATGAGTCAGCTTACTCTGTTGCCTATGTGTATTTGTTAAAGTTGCCCCAACAAAGTACATCTATGGCATCACAGgatcattcttttgtttgccttttctttgATTCCATCAAAATGATATCAATACCTCCTTGTTTGATGTGAGGATAAGAAACACATCATCAGTAACTGTTGTTGTCGATGGATTTGGCCCTGGACCATCATTTCTTGCATCTCCAAATTTCTTCCacaactaaaaaaaatgatcaatttgaaaatctcaaagtttttaaggacggtgcctactaattaaatatattttttccccggtgtttgattatgcaggaaatgtagatcttaacaagtcctattgaaatccaaagagaaaattgggggtaaccacgcattttttaaagataattcatgaataatatctgtaaaaagctttaaaatacaaagcaatgtatggcgttctttctcaaattgaagcttaattatctctcaaaaatgcatggttacccccaattttctttttggataccaagagtacttactaagatctactttctccggatagttttaaaccgcgcaaaaagatccctgtattagtaagcattggcgataggaaatccgagtatctggagatgcgcagaacgtatgcgcaataacaatagtaggcaccgtccttaatataatttatgtatgtaaactatgtataataataagttaatattatttcttgtttctccACTTCTCACTGCTAGAGGGAGCAGCCAATACTTTTTTGAAACAagtgtgaataaaaaaatctgagttttgaaaTGGGGAAAAATAGTATCAGGAGGAGAATTAGAAATAAGAATAACTAAAGCTCAATAATTTCATGAAGAGCATTCCTGATcataatacaataatattgtactTTGGAGAAAAGCCCCCAGCTACATTGAATCAGATGACAAATGCTTTAGAAAATGCAGCTTAAACTGACCTAGTACACTTTATCTCACACTTTCAGGATTATGGCAAAGAACAGCTGTAGAGTTAAGACTCAAATGCTTCTTGTGATTTACAGTACCTTTCTCTTCGCTATTGTCTTCGAAACTCgtttggtttcaattttgaaagtCCTCACAATCtgtgaaataaatacaaattaagacggattccgttcaaagttcgagcaatacttgcaaaaattatttactaaaaatctactcacagcacgctaacttcttgaatgctatttaaaacatctcattgtaattcagttctctaagtgaccccacgatgaaatccccaagcattctcgagaaatttaatgtcaaacttcataagaatgctaaaagcgagtgttattgtgttttcaactaatgcgaaacgtcctttttaactgaaatatgggtCACTTCAAGTTCAACTTTCTCTCacgggtcagcttgagagcttaaatctcgataggatcttcttacctttattcaaaatattaccatgctaagaggattttttggtaacttaatttttgccaatttttaccattattgctcgaatgttgtgtggaaatcatcttaaagtGATACTGGAACATGCACCATAACATGACTAAAATATCCCTTCACAAGAAGCCTACACCTAGGACGGAAATTACCTTGAGAAGTTTCCCATCATCATTCCTCTTAAACTCAGTTACAATTTTAGTGTCACCATCAATGACCTCTGAGACAGGTGGTAGACGATctaaaatgaaacatgaacTTAAGGTTATGCTGGTTCTGCAAACTACATACAACTTGTATTATTTAGCATTATTATACTCATGTTACCGACAGAATTGTACAGTGTATCATCAAGGAGCGACCAGGTTGAGAATCAGTGGTAAACAATGAAAGAGACTTGCAAAGTCACAATTCAAGCACAACATTTCAACAGTCCTGTCCAGTGTCTTCATCAGGGGTGATCTTACTGTATATGCAGGTTGTTAAAAGTGCATGTTCCCATGTTTAATTAAGCTCCTACTTAGGATCCTTTCTCATTAATGAAGTGCAAACGGGTGACAGCTGCAAGGCCCATCGTCACTGTTCAAGAGAGCATGGGCACCTTAATTAGTAACTCCAAAAGCCAGGCACAGAAGTACTAGTATACGTACTACAGCCTTCATGCTTCCATCCTACAACAGTGTAGGCAACAGCCAttgtaaaaatttaatgttttacAGGGTTGTTCATGCCTTGAAAAGCAACACTCCTAACACGCTACGTAACTAATTTtaccttcttctccttcttcaaCTAAGTCCGCCCAACTAGGCTTCTCTCTG is a window from the Acropora palmata chromosome 1, jaAcrPala1.3, whole genome shotgun sequence genome containing:
- the LOC141874935 gene encoding eukaryotic translation initiation factor 3 subunit G-like, producing the protein MPVLDKEVEEKPSWADLVEEGEEDRLPPVSEVIDGDTKIVTEFKRNDDGKLLKIVRTFKIETKRVSKTIAKRKLWKKFGDARNDGPGPNPSTTTVTDDVFLILTSNKEDFQQEDDPLKKLSQSSQKIVQCRHCKGDHWTTKCPYKDQLEVIHSQVNEAKLAAGTGAAASSNAEQPAANKTGKYIAPGLREGAANRRGETMPRSQRDESATIRVTNLSEDTRESDLMELFRPFGPISRIFLAKDKQTNQSKGFAFINFVHREDAARAIQSVQGFGYDHLILNVEWAKPSNQQ